Proteins co-encoded in one Gossypium arboreum isolate Shixiya-1 chromosome 11, ASM2569848v2, whole genome shotgun sequence genomic window:
- the LOC108471558 gene encoding cytosolic sulfotransferase 15 — protein sequence MDTTEISKAEMVSKSHDVESSWDDDFKKLVQTLPKEKCWLGSDLYFYQGFWYPTRILKAFISFQNHFQAFNSDIIVATFPKCGTTWLKALTFSTLYRNQFPWDENPLLTFGPHQLVRFFEHDLYLNNPFPDLQNVCVYQPRLFSTHVSYTSLPTSIKDSGCKIVYICRNPMDMLISFWQFMTKVQDGESLSLDEAFDKFYHGIIVHGPCFDHVLGYWKASQENPNKILFLKYEDLKEDTGSHLKNLAMFLGVPFTDDEEKQGVIEKIAKICSFENLKELEVNKKGAHISRVPHTGFLGKGKWEIGAIISHPS from the coding sequence ATGGATACTACAGAAATATCCAAAGCCGAAATGGTTTCAAAATCCCATGATGTGGAGTCCTCTTGGGATGATGATTTCAAAAAACTGGTGCAAACCTTACCCAAAGAAAAATGCTGGCTAGGATCCGATCTTTATTTCTATCAAGGTTTTTGGTACCCCACTCGTATTCTAAAAGCTTTTATTTCTTTCCAGAATCATTTTCAAGCATTTAATTCTGATATCATCGTTGCCACTTTCCCTAAATGTGGTACTACTTGGCTCAAGGCCTTGACTTTCTCCACTTTGTACCGCAATCAGTTCCCATGGGATGAAAATCCATTGCTCACCTTTGGCCCTCACCAACTTGTTCGTTTCTTCGAGCATGATCTTTACTTGAACAACCCTTTTCCTGATCTTCAAAATGTTTGTGTTTATCAGCCAAGGCTTTTCTCCACCCACGTCTCTTATACTTCGTTGCCAACTTCCATTAAGGATTCCGGCTGTAAGATTGTTTACATATGTAGAAACCCCATGGATATGCTCATTTCTTTTTGGCAGTTCATGACCAAGGTCCAAGACGGAGAGTCACTATCACTAGATGAAGCATTTGACAAGTTCTACCATGGAATCATTGTGCACGGACCATGTTTTGATCATGTATTGGGATATTGGAAGGCAAGCCAAGAAAACCCCAACaaaatattgtttttaaaatatgaaGATCTTAAGGAAGATACCGGTTCCCATTTGAAAAACTTAGCCATGTTCTTAGGTGTTCCTTTCACAGATGATGAAGAGAAACAAGGAGTTATTGAAAAAATAGCGAAAATTTGTAGCTTTGAGAACTTGAAAGAATTGGAAGTGAACAAGAAGGGCGCACATATTTCTAGAGTTCCACACACAGGTTTTTTAGGAAAGGGGAAGTGGGAGATTGGAGCAATTATCTCACACCCTTCATGA